The following proteins are encoded in a genomic region of Dasypus novemcinctus isolate mDasNov1 chromosome 21, mDasNov1.1.hap2, whole genome shotgun sequence:
- the HGS gene encoding hepatocyte growth factor-regulated tyrosine kinase substrate isoform X6 — MIRQGDTQAKYAVSSIKKKVNDKNPHVALYALEVMESVVKNCGQTVHDEVANKQTMEELKELLKRQVEANVRNKVLYLIQAWAHAFRNEPKYKVVQDTYQIMKVEGHAFPEFKESDAMFAAERAPDWVDAEECHRCRVQFGVVTRKHHCRACGQIFCGKCSSKCSTIPKFGFEKEVRVCEPCYEQLNKKAEGKAPASTELPPEYLTSPLSQQSQLPPKRDEAALQEEEELQLALALSQSEAEEKERMRQKSSYTAYPKAEPAPVTSSAPPASSLYSSPVNSSAPLAEDIDPELARYLNRNYWEKRQEEARRSPTPSAPVPLAEPAAQPTEGHAAPASMAETPLPETDAQPPASSSGPFSEYQNGEAEESHGQFLKGLQNAVSTFVNRLKSNHVRGRSITNDSAVLSLFQSINGMHPQLLELLNQLDERRLYYEGLQDKLAQIRDARGALSALREEHREKLRRAAEEAERQRQIQLAQKLEIMRQKKQEYLEVQRQLAIQRLQEQEKERQMRLEQQKQTIQMRAQMPAFSLPYAQLQAMPTAGAVIYQPSGPASFPSTFSPAGSVEGSPMHAVYLNQPGPAGGSYPGMSVSGADPSVVTAYMYPAGAPSGQAPQAQAGPAASPAFSSYQPTPTQGYQNVAPQPPPSLPPLSQPPQPGTVGYAGSQPVSMGYQPYSMQNLMAALPGQDAALPAQQPYVSAQQPVYPQMAPSGGPPQQQPPVAQPPAQGPPTQGSEAQLISFD, encoded by the exons GTCATGGAGTCCGTGGTGAAGAACTGTGGGCAGACAGTGCACGACGAGGTGGCCAACAAGCAGACGATGGAGGAGCTGAAGGAGCTGCTGAAG AGGCAGGTGGAAGCAAACGTCCGGAACAAGGTCCTGTACCTGATCCAGGCCTGGGCACACGCCTTCCGGAACGAGCCCAAGTACAAGGTGGTCCAGGACACCTACCAGATCATGAAGGTGGAAG GACATGCTTTCCCAGAATTCAAGGAGAGCGACGCCATGTTTGCTGCAGAGAGA GCTCCGGACTGGGTGGACGCAGAGGAGTGCCACCGGTGCCGCGTGCAGTTTGGCGTGGTAACGCGCAAG CACCACTGCCGGGCCTGCGGGCAGATCTTCTGCGGGAAGTGCTCCTCCAAGTGCTCCACCATCCCCAAGTTCGGCTTCGAGAAGGAGGTGCGGGTGTGCGAGCCCTGCTACGAGCAGCTCAACAA GAAGGCGGAAGGGAAGGCGCCTGCCAGCACCGAGCTGCCCCCGGAGTACCTGACCAGCCCCCTCTCGCAGCAGTCGCAG CTGCCCCCCAAGAGGGACGAGGCCGCcctgcaggaggaggaggagctgcaGCTGGCGCTCGCCCTGTCGCAGTCTGAGGCCGAGGAGAAGGAGCGGATG AGACAAAAGTCTTCCTACACCGCGTACCCAAAGGCAGAGCCCGCGCCTGTGACCTCGTCCGCGCCCCCTGCCAGCAGCCTGTACTCCTCCCCCGTG AACTCGTCAGCGCCGCTGGCTGAGGACATCGACCCCGAG CTCGCCCGGTACCTCAACCGCAACTACTgggagaagaggcaggaggaggccCGGAGGAGCCCCACGCCGTCGGCCCCTGTGCCCCTGGCGGAGCCGGCCGCCCAGCCCACAGAGGGCCACGCAGCTCCCGCCAGCATGGCCGAG ACACCCCTTCCCGAGACAGACGCTCAGCCCCCTGCTTCTTCCAGCGGGCCCTTCAGCGAG TACCAGAACGGGGAGGCGGAGGAGAGCCACGGGCAGTTCCTGAAGGGCCTGCAGAACGCCGTCAGCACCTTCGTCAACCGCCTCAAGAGCAACCACGTGCGCGGCCGCAGCATCACCAACGACTCGGCCGTGCTCTCGCTCTTCCAGTCCATCAACGGCATGCACCCCCAGCTGCTCGAGCTGCTCAACCAGCTGGACGAGCGCCGGC TGTACTACGAGGGCCTGCAGGACAAGCTGGCCCAGATCCGTGACGCCCGGGGCGCACTCAGCGCCCTGCGGGAGGAGCACCGGGAGAAGCTGCGCCGCGCAGCTGAGGAGGCCGAGCGCCAGCGCCAGATCCAGCTGGCCCAGAAGCTTGAGATCATGCGGCAGAAGAAGCAG GAGTACCTGGAGGTGCAGCGGCAGCTGGCCATCCAGCGCCTGCAGGAGCAGGAGAAGGAGCGGCAGATGCGGCTGGAGCAGCAGAAGCAGACGATCCAGATGCGCGCCCAGATGCCGGCCTTCTCCCTGCCCTACGCGCAG CTGCAGGCCATGCCCACAGCGGGGGCCGTCATCTACCAGCCTTCCGGCCCGgccagtttccccagcaccttCAGCCCGGCCGGCTCCGTGGAAGGCTCCCCCATGCACGCCGTGTACCTGAACCAGCCCGGCCCGGCCGGCGGCTCCTACCCGGGCATGTCCGTGAGCGGAGCAG ACCCCAGCGTGGTGACCGCCTACATGTACCCAGCAGGGGCCCCCAGTGGGCAGGCGCCCCAGGCCCAGGCAGGGCCCGCTGCCAGCCCAGCCTTCTCGTCCTACCAGCCCACCCCCACGCAGGGCTACCAG AACGTGGCCCCCCAGCCTCCGCCGAGCTTGCCGCCCCTCTCCCAGCCGCCGCAGCCCGGGACCGTGGGCTACGCGGGCAGCCAGCCGGTCTCCATGGGGTACCAGCCTTATAGCATGCAG AATCTCATGGCCGCCCTCCCCGGCCAGGACGCGGCCCTGCCCGCCCAGCAGCCCTACGTCTCAGCCCAGCAGCCCGTGTACCCGCAG ATGGCGCCGTCCGGAGGCCCCCCCCAGCAGCAGCCCCCCGTGGCCCAGCCGCCCGCTCAGGGGCCGCCCACGCAGGGCAGCGAAGCACAGCTCATCTCCTTCGACTGA
- the HGS gene encoding hepatocyte growth factor-regulated tyrosine kinase substrate isoform X4, whose product MIRQGDTQAKYAVSSIKKKVNDKNPHVALYALEVMESVVKNCGQTVHDEVANKQTMEELKELLKRQVEANVRNKVLYLIQAWAHAFRNEPKYKVVQDTYQIMKVEGHAFPEFKESDAMFAAERAPDWVDAEECHRCRVQFGVVTRKHHCRACGQIFCGKCSSKCSTIPKFGFEKEVRVCEPCYEQLNKKAEGKAPASTELPPEYLTSPLSQQSQLPPKRDEAALQEEEELQLALALSQSEAEEKERMRQKSSYTAYPKAEPAPVTSSAPPASSLYSSPVNSSAPLAEDIDPELARYLNRNYWEKRQEEARRSPTPSAPVPLAEPAAQPTEGHAAPASMAETPLPETDAQPPASSSGPFSEGPVSRQQYQNGEAEESHGQFLKGLQNAVSTFVNRLKSNHVRGRSITNDSAVLSLFQSINGMHPQLLELLNQLDERRLYYEGLQDKLAQIRDARGALSALREEHREKLRRAAEEAERQRQIQLAQKLEIMRQKKQEYLEVQRQLAIQRLQEQEKERQMRLEQQKQTIQMRAQMPAFSLPYAQLQAMPTAGAVIYQPSGPASFPSTFSPAGSVEGSPMHAVYLNQPGPAGGSYPGMSVSGADPSVVTAYMYPAGAPSGQAPQAQAGPAASPAFSSYQPTPTQGYQNVAPQPPPSLPPLSQPPQPGTVGYAGSQPVSMGYQPYSMQNLMAALPGQDAALPAQQPYVSAQQPVYPQMAPSGGPPQQQPPVAQPPAQGPPTQGSEAQLISFD is encoded by the exons GTCATGGAGTCCGTGGTGAAGAACTGTGGGCAGACAGTGCACGACGAGGTGGCCAACAAGCAGACGATGGAGGAGCTGAAGGAGCTGCTGAAG AGGCAGGTGGAAGCAAACGTCCGGAACAAGGTCCTGTACCTGATCCAGGCCTGGGCACACGCCTTCCGGAACGAGCCCAAGTACAAGGTGGTCCAGGACACCTACCAGATCATGAAGGTGGAAG GACATGCTTTCCCAGAATTCAAGGAGAGCGACGCCATGTTTGCTGCAGAGAGA GCTCCGGACTGGGTGGACGCAGAGGAGTGCCACCGGTGCCGCGTGCAGTTTGGCGTGGTAACGCGCAAG CACCACTGCCGGGCCTGCGGGCAGATCTTCTGCGGGAAGTGCTCCTCCAAGTGCTCCACCATCCCCAAGTTCGGCTTCGAGAAGGAGGTGCGGGTGTGCGAGCCCTGCTACGAGCAGCTCAACAA GAAGGCGGAAGGGAAGGCGCCTGCCAGCACCGAGCTGCCCCCGGAGTACCTGACCAGCCCCCTCTCGCAGCAGTCGCAG CTGCCCCCCAAGAGGGACGAGGCCGCcctgcaggaggaggaggagctgcaGCTGGCGCTCGCCCTGTCGCAGTCTGAGGCCGAGGAGAAGGAGCGGATG AGACAAAAGTCTTCCTACACCGCGTACCCAAAGGCAGAGCCCGCGCCTGTGACCTCGTCCGCGCCCCCTGCCAGCAGCCTGTACTCCTCCCCCGTG AACTCGTCAGCGCCGCTGGCTGAGGACATCGACCCCGAG CTCGCCCGGTACCTCAACCGCAACTACTgggagaagaggcaggaggaggccCGGAGGAGCCCCACGCCGTCGGCCCCTGTGCCCCTGGCGGAGCCGGCCGCCCAGCCCACAGAGGGCCACGCAGCTCCCGCCAGCATGGCCGAG ACACCCCTTCCCGAGACAGACGCTCAGCCCCCTGCTTCTTCCAGCGGGCCCTTCAGCGAG GGCCCCGTGTCCCGGCAGCAGTACCAGAACGGGGAGGCGGAGGAGAGCCACGGGCAGTTCCTGAAGGGCCTGCAGAACGCCGTCAGCACCTTCGTCAACCGCCTCAAGAGCAACCACGTGCGCGGCCGCAGCATCACCAACGACTCGGCCGTGCTCTCGCTCTTCCAGTCCATCAACGGCATGCACCCCCAGCTGCTCGAGCTGCTCAACCAGCTGGACGAGCGCCGGC TGTACTACGAGGGCCTGCAGGACAAGCTGGCCCAGATCCGTGACGCCCGGGGCGCACTCAGCGCCCTGCGGGAGGAGCACCGGGAGAAGCTGCGCCGCGCAGCTGAGGAGGCCGAGCGCCAGCGCCAGATCCAGCTGGCCCAGAAGCTTGAGATCATGCGGCAGAAGAAGCAG GAGTACCTGGAGGTGCAGCGGCAGCTGGCCATCCAGCGCCTGCAGGAGCAGGAGAAGGAGCGGCAGATGCGGCTGGAGCAGCAGAAGCAGACGATCCAGATGCGCGCCCAGATGCCGGCCTTCTCCCTGCCCTACGCGCAG CTGCAGGCCATGCCCACAGCGGGGGCCGTCATCTACCAGCCTTCCGGCCCGgccagtttccccagcaccttCAGCCCGGCCGGCTCCGTGGAAGGCTCCCCCATGCACGCCGTGTACCTGAACCAGCCCGGCCCGGCCGGCGGCTCCTACCCGGGCATGTCCGTGAGCGGAGCAG ACCCCAGCGTGGTGACCGCCTACATGTACCCAGCAGGGGCCCCCAGTGGGCAGGCGCCCCAGGCCCAGGCAGGGCCCGCTGCCAGCCCAGCCTTCTCGTCCTACCAGCCCACCCCCACGCAGGGCTACCAG AACGTGGCCCCCCAGCCTCCGCCGAGCTTGCCGCCCCTCTCCCAGCCGCCGCAGCCCGGGACCGTGGGCTACGCGGGCAGCCAGCCGGTCTCCATGGGGTACCAGCCTTATAGCATGCAG AATCTCATGGCCGCCCTCCCCGGCCAGGACGCGGCCCTGCCCGCCCAGCAGCCCTACGTCTCAGCCCAGCAGCCCGTGTACCCGCAG ATGGCGCCGTCCGGAGGCCCCCCCCAGCAGCAGCCCCCCGTGGCCCAGCCGCCCGCTCAGGGGCCGCCCACGCAGGGCAGCGAAGCACAGCTCATCTCCTTCGACTGA
- the HGS gene encoding hepatocyte growth factor-regulated tyrosine kinase substrate isoform X1 codes for MGRGSGTFERLLDKATSQLLLETDWESILQICDMIRQGDTQAKYAVSSIKKKVNDKNPHVALYALEVMESVVKNCGQTVHDEVANKQTMEELKELLKRQVEANVRNKVLYLIQAWAHAFRNEPKYKVVQDTYQIMKVEGHAFPEFKESDAMFAAERAPDWVDAEECHRCRVQFGVVTRKHHCRACGQIFCGKCSSKCSTIPKFGFEKEVRVCEPCYEQLNKKAEGKAPASTELPPEYLTSPLSQQSQLPPKRDEAALQEEEELQLALALSQSEAEEKERMRQKSSYTAYPKAEPAPVTSSAPPASSLYSSPVNSSAPLAEDIDPELARYLNRNYWEKRQEEARRSPTPSAPVPLAEPAAQPTEGHAAPASMAETPLPETDAQPPASSSGPFSEGPVSRQQYQNGEAEESHGQFLKGLQNAVSTFVNRLKSNHVRGRSITNDSAVLSLFQSINGMHPQLLELLNQLDERRLYYEGLQDKLAQIRDARGALSALREEHREKLRRAAEEAERQRQIQLAQKLEIMRQKKQEYLEVQRQLAIQRLQEQEKERQMRLEQQKQTIQMRAQMPAFSLPYAQLQAMPTAGAVIYQPSGPASFPSTFSPAGSVEGSPMHAVYLNQPGPAGGSYPGMSVSGADPSVVTAYMYPAGAPSGQAPQAQAGPAASPAFSSYQPTPTQGYQNVAPQPPPSLPPLSQPPQPGTVGYAGSQPVSMGYQPYSMQNLMAALPGQDAALPAQQPYVSAQQPVYPQMAPSGGPPQQQPPVAQPPAQGPPTQGSEAQLISFD; via the exons GTCATGGAGTCCGTGGTGAAGAACTGTGGGCAGACAGTGCACGACGAGGTGGCCAACAAGCAGACGATGGAGGAGCTGAAGGAGCTGCTGAAG AGGCAGGTGGAAGCAAACGTCCGGAACAAGGTCCTGTACCTGATCCAGGCCTGGGCACACGCCTTCCGGAACGAGCCCAAGTACAAGGTGGTCCAGGACACCTACCAGATCATGAAGGTGGAAG GACATGCTTTCCCAGAATTCAAGGAGAGCGACGCCATGTTTGCTGCAGAGAGA GCTCCGGACTGGGTGGACGCAGAGGAGTGCCACCGGTGCCGCGTGCAGTTTGGCGTGGTAACGCGCAAG CACCACTGCCGGGCCTGCGGGCAGATCTTCTGCGGGAAGTGCTCCTCCAAGTGCTCCACCATCCCCAAGTTCGGCTTCGAGAAGGAGGTGCGGGTGTGCGAGCCCTGCTACGAGCAGCTCAACAA GAAGGCGGAAGGGAAGGCGCCTGCCAGCACCGAGCTGCCCCCGGAGTACCTGACCAGCCCCCTCTCGCAGCAGTCGCAG CTGCCCCCCAAGAGGGACGAGGCCGCcctgcaggaggaggaggagctgcaGCTGGCGCTCGCCCTGTCGCAGTCTGAGGCCGAGGAGAAGGAGCGGATG AGACAAAAGTCTTCCTACACCGCGTACCCAAAGGCAGAGCCCGCGCCTGTGACCTCGTCCGCGCCCCCTGCCAGCAGCCTGTACTCCTCCCCCGTG AACTCGTCAGCGCCGCTGGCTGAGGACATCGACCCCGAG CTCGCCCGGTACCTCAACCGCAACTACTgggagaagaggcaggaggaggccCGGAGGAGCCCCACGCCGTCGGCCCCTGTGCCCCTGGCGGAGCCGGCCGCCCAGCCCACAGAGGGCCACGCAGCTCCCGCCAGCATGGCCGAG ACACCCCTTCCCGAGACAGACGCTCAGCCCCCTGCTTCTTCCAGCGGGCCCTTCAGCGAG GGCCCCGTGTCCCGGCAGCAGTACCAGAACGGGGAGGCGGAGGAGAGCCACGGGCAGTTCCTGAAGGGCCTGCAGAACGCCGTCAGCACCTTCGTCAACCGCCTCAAGAGCAACCACGTGCGCGGCCGCAGCATCACCAACGACTCGGCCGTGCTCTCGCTCTTCCAGTCCATCAACGGCATGCACCCCCAGCTGCTCGAGCTGCTCAACCAGCTGGACGAGCGCCGGC TGTACTACGAGGGCCTGCAGGACAAGCTGGCCCAGATCCGTGACGCCCGGGGCGCACTCAGCGCCCTGCGGGAGGAGCACCGGGAGAAGCTGCGCCGCGCAGCTGAGGAGGCCGAGCGCCAGCGCCAGATCCAGCTGGCCCAGAAGCTTGAGATCATGCGGCAGAAGAAGCAG GAGTACCTGGAGGTGCAGCGGCAGCTGGCCATCCAGCGCCTGCAGGAGCAGGAGAAGGAGCGGCAGATGCGGCTGGAGCAGCAGAAGCAGACGATCCAGATGCGCGCCCAGATGCCGGCCTTCTCCCTGCCCTACGCGCAG CTGCAGGCCATGCCCACAGCGGGGGCCGTCATCTACCAGCCTTCCGGCCCGgccagtttccccagcaccttCAGCCCGGCCGGCTCCGTGGAAGGCTCCCCCATGCACGCCGTGTACCTGAACCAGCCCGGCCCGGCCGGCGGCTCCTACCCGGGCATGTCCGTGAGCGGAGCAG ACCCCAGCGTGGTGACCGCCTACATGTACCCAGCAGGGGCCCCCAGTGGGCAGGCGCCCCAGGCCCAGGCAGGGCCCGCTGCCAGCCCAGCCTTCTCGTCCTACCAGCCCACCCCCACGCAGGGCTACCAG AACGTGGCCCCCCAGCCTCCGCCGAGCTTGCCGCCCCTCTCCCAGCCGCCGCAGCCCGGGACCGTGGGCTACGCGGGCAGCCAGCCGGTCTCCATGGGGTACCAGCCTTATAGCATGCAG AATCTCATGGCCGCCCTCCCCGGCCAGGACGCGGCCCTGCCCGCCCAGCAGCCCTACGTCTCAGCCCAGCAGCCCGTGTACCCGCAG ATGGCGCCGTCCGGAGGCCCCCCCCAGCAGCAGCCCCCCGTGGCCCAGCCGCCCGCTCAGGGGCCGCCCACGCAGGGCAGCGAAGCACAGCTCATCTCCTTCGACTGA
- the HGS gene encoding hepatocyte growth factor-regulated tyrosine kinase substrate isoform X3, whose translation MGRGSGTFERLLDKATSQLLLETDWESILQICDMIRQGDTQAKYAVSSIKKKVNDKNPHVALYALEVMESVVKNCGQTVHDEVANKQTMEELKELLKRQVEANVRNKVLYLIQAWAHAFRNEPKYKVVQDTYQIMKVEGHAFPEFKESDAMFAAERAPDWVDAEECHRCRVQFGVVTRKHHCRACGQIFCGKCSSKCSTIPKFGFEKEVRVCEPCYEQLNKKAEGKAPASTELPPEYLTSPLSQQSQLPPKRDEAALQEEEELQLALALSQSEAEEKERMRQKSSYTAYPKAEPAPVTSSAPPASSLYSSPVNSSAPLAEDIDPELARYLNRNYWEKRQEEARRSPTPSAPVPLAEPAAQPTEGHAAPASMAETPLPETDAQPPASSSGPFSEYQNGEAEESHGQFLKGLQNAVSTFVNRLKSNHVRGRSITNDSAVLSLFQSINGMHPQLLELLNQLDERRLYYEGLQDKLAQIRDARGALSALREEHREKLRRAAEEAERQRQIQLAQKLEIMRQKKQEYLEVQRQLAIQRLQEQEKERQMRLEQQKQTIQMRAQMPAFSLPYAQLQAMPTAGAVIYQPSGPASFPSTFSPAGSVEGSPMHAVYLNQPGPAGGSYPGMSVSGADPSVVTAYMYPAGAPSGQAPQAQAGPAASPAFSSYQPTPTQGYQNVAPQPPPSLPPLSQPPQPGTVGYAGSQPVSMGYQPYSMQNLMAALPGQDAALPAQQPYVSAQQPVYPQMAPSGGPPQQQPPVAQPPAQGPPTQGSEAQLISFD comes from the exons GTCATGGAGTCCGTGGTGAAGAACTGTGGGCAGACAGTGCACGACGAGGTGGCCAACAAGCAGACGATGGAGGAGCTGAAGGAGCTGCTGAAG AGGCAGGTGGAAGCAAACGTCCGGAACAAGGTCCTGTACCTGATCCAGGCCTGGGCACACGCCTTCCGGAACGAGCCCAAGTACAAGGTGGTCCAGGACACCTACCAGATCATGAAGGTGGAAG GACATGCTTTCCCAGAATTCAAGGAGAGCGACGCCATGTTTGCTGCAGAGAGA GCTCCGGACTGGGTGGACGCAGAGGAGTGCCACCGGTGCCGCGTGCAGTTTGGCGTGGTAACGCGCAAG CACCACTGCCGGGCCTGCGGGCAGATCTTCTGCGGGAAGTGCTCCTCCAAGTGCTCCACCATCCCCAAGTTCGGCTTCGAGAAGGAGGTGCGGGTGTGCGAGCCCTGCTACGAGCAGCTCAACAA GAAGGCGGAAGGGAAGGCGCCTGCCAGCACCGAGCTGCCCCCGGAGTACCTGACCAGCCCCCTCTCGCAGCAGTCGCAG CTGCCCCCCAAGAGGGACGAGGCCGCcctgcaggaggaggaggagctgcaGCTGGCGCTCGCCCTGTCGCAGTCTGAGGCCGAGGAGAAGGAGCGGATG AGACAAAAGTCTTCCTACACCGCGTACCCAAAGGCAGAGCCCGCGCCTGTGACCTCGTCCGCGCCCCCTGCCAGCAGCCTGTACTCCTCCCCCGTG AACTCGTCAGCGCCGCTGGCTGAGGACATCGACCCCGAG CTCGCCCGGTACCTCAACCGCAACTACTgggagaagaggcaggaggaggccCGGAGGAGCCCCACGCCGTCGGCCCCTGTGCCCCTGGCGGAGCCGGCCGCCCAGCCCACAGAGGGCCACGCAGCTCCCGCCAGCATGGCCGAG ACACCCCTTCCCGAGACAGACGCTCAGCCCCCTGCTTCTTCCAGCGGGCCCTTCAGCGAG TACCAGAACGGGGAGGCGGAGGAGAGCCACGGGCAGTTCCTGAAGGGCCTGCAGAACGCCGTCAGCACCTTCGTCAACCGCCTCAAGAGCAACCACGTGCGCGGCCGCAGCATCACCAACGACTCGGCCGTGCTCTCGCTCTTCCAGTCCATCAACGGCATGCACCCCCAGCTGCTCGAGCTGCTCAACCAGCTGGACGAGCGCCGGC TGTACTACGAGGGCCTGCAGGACAAGCTGGCCCAGATCCGTGACGCCCGGGGCGCACTCAGCGCCCTGCGGGAGGAGCACCGGGAGAAGCTGCGCCGCGCAGCTGAGGAGGCCGAGCGCCAGCGCCAGATCCAGCTGGCCCAGAAGCTTGAGATCATGCGGCAGAAGAAGCAG GAGTACCTGGAGGTGCAGCGGCAGCTGGCCATCCAGCGCCTGCAGGAGCAGGAGAAGGAGCGGCAGATGCGGCTGGAGCAGCAGAAGCAGACGATCCAGATGCGCGCCCAGATGCCGGCCTTCTCCCTGCCCTACGCGCAG CTGCAGGCCATGCCCACAGCGGGGGCCGTCATCTACCAGCCTTCCGGCCCGgccagtttccccagcaccttCAGCCCGGCCGGCTCCGTGGAAGGCTCCCCCATGCACGCCGTGTACCTGAACCAGCCCGGCCCGGCCGGCGGCTCCTACCCGGGCATGTCCGTGAGCGGAGCAG ACCCCAGCGTGGTGACCGCCTACATGTACCCAGCAGGGGCCCCCAGTGGGCAGGCGCCCCAGGCCCAGGCAGGGCCCGCTGCCAGCCCAGCCTTCTCGTCCTACCAGCCCACCCCCACGCAGGGCTACCAG AACGTGGCCCCCCAGCCTCCGCCGAGCTTGCCGCCCCTCTCCCAGCCGCCGCAGCCCGGGACCGTGGGCTACGCGGGCAGCCAGCCGGTCTCCATGGGGTACCAGCCTTATAGCATGCAG AATCTCATGGCCGCCCTCCCCGGCCAGGACGCGGCCCTGCCCGCCCAGCAGCCCTACGTCTCAGCCCAGCAGCCCGTGTACCCGCAG ATGGCGCCGTCCGGAGGCCCCCCCCAGCAGCAGCCCCCCGTGGCCCAGCCGCCCGCTCAGGGGCCGCCCACGCAGGGCAGCGAAGCACAGCTCATCTCCTTCGACTGA
- the HGS gene encoding hepatocyte growth factor-regulated tyrosine kinase substrate isoform X5 translates to MIRQGDTQAKYAVSSIKKKVNDKNPHVALYALEVMESVVKNCGQTVHDEVANKQTMEELKELLKRQVEANVRNKVLYLIQAWAHAFRNEPKYKVVQDTYQIMKVEGHAFPEFKESDAMFAAERAPDWVDAEECHRCRVQFGVVTRKHHCRACGQIFCGKCSSKCSTIPKFGFEKEVRVCEPCYEQLNKKAEGKAPASTELPPEYLTSPLSQQSQLPPKRDEAALQEEEELQLALALSQSEAEEKERMRQKSSYTAYPKAEPAPVTSSAPPASSLYSSPVNSSAPLAEDIDPELARYLNRNYWEKRQEEARRSPTPSAPVPLAEPAAQPTEGHAAPASMAETPLPETDAQPPASSSGPFSEQYQNGEAEESHGQFLKGLQNAVSTFVNRLKSNHVRGRSITNDSAVLSLFQSINGMHPQLLELLNQLDERRLYYEGLQDKLAQIRDARGALSALREEHREKLRRAAEEAERQRQIQLAQKLEIMRQKKQEYLEVQRQLAIQRLQEQEKERQMRLEQQKQTIQMRAQMPAFSLPYAQLQAMPTAGAVIYQPSGPASFPSTFSPAGSVEGSPMHAVYLNQPGPAGGSYPGMSVSGADPSVVTAYMYPAGAPSGQAPQAQAGPAASPAFSSYQPTPTQGYQNVAPQPPPSLPPLSQPPQPGTVGYAGSQPVSMGYQPYSMQNLMAALPGQDAALPAQQPYVSAQQPVYPQMAPSGGPPQQQPPVAQPPAQGPPTQGSEAQLISFD, encoded by the exons GTCATGGAGTCCGTGGTGAAGAACTGTGGGCAGACAGTGCACGACGAGGTGGCCAACAAGCAGACGATGGAGGAGCTGAAGGAGCTGCTGAAG AGGCAGGTGGAAGCAAACGTCCGGAACAAGGTCCTGTACCTGATCCAGGCCTGGGCACACGCCTTCCGGAACGAGCCCAAGTACAAGGTGGTCCAGGACACCTACCAGATCATGAAGGTGGAAG GACATGCTTTCCCAGAATTCAAGGAGAGCGACGCCATGTTTGCTGCAGAGAGA GCTCCGGACTGGGTGGACGCAGAGGAGTGCCACCGGTGCCGCGTGCAGTTTGGCGTGGTAACGCGCAAG CACCACTGCCGGGCCTGCGGGCAGATCTTCTGCGGGAAGTGCTCCTCCAAGTGCTCCACCATCCCCAAGTTCGGCTTCGAGAAGGAGGTGCGGGTGTGCGAGCCCTGCTACGAGCAGCTCAACAA GAAGGCGGAAGGGAAGGCGCCTGCCAGCACCGAGCTGCCCCCGGAGTACCTGACCAGCCCCCTCTCGCAGCAGTCGCAG CTGCCCCCCAAGAGGGACGAGGCCGCcctgcaggaggaggaggagctgcaGCTGGCGCTCGCCCTGTCGCAGTCTGAGGCCGAGGAGAAGGAGCGGATG AGACAAAAGTCTTCCTACACCGCGTACCCAAAGGCAGAGCCCGCGCCTGTGACCTCGTCCGCGCCCCCTGCCAGCAGCCTGTACTCCTCCCCCGTG AACTCGTCAGCGCCGCTGGCTGAGGACATCGACCCCGAG CTCGCCCGGTACCTCAACCGCAACTACTgggagaagaggcaggaggaggccCGGAGGAGCCCCACGCCGTCGGCCCCTGTGCCCCTGGCGGAGCCGGCCGCCCAGCCCACAGAGGGCCACGCAGCTCCCGCCAGCATGGCCGAG ACACCCCTTCCCGAGACAGACGCTCAGCCCCCTGCTTCTTCCAGCGGGCCCTTCAGCGAG CAGTACCAGAACGGGGAGGCGGAGGAGAGCCACGGGCAGTTCCTGAAGGGCCTGCAGAACGCCGTCAGCACCTTCGTCAACCGCCTCAAGAGCAACCACGTGCGCGGCCGCAGCATCACCAACGACTCGGCCGTGCTCTCGCTCTTCCAGTCCATCAACGGCATGCACCCCCAGCTGCTCGAGCTGCTCAACCAGCTGGACGAGCGCCGGC TGTACTACGAGGGCCTGCAGGACAAGCTGGCCCAGATCCGTGACGCCCGGGGCGCACTCAGCGCCCTGCGGGAGGAGCACCGGGAGAAGCTGCGCCGCGCAGCTGAGGAGGCCGAGCGCCAGCGCCAGATCCAGCTGGCCCAGAAGCTTGAGATCATGCGGCAGAAGAAGCAG GAGTACCTGGAGGTGCAGCGGCAGCTGGCCATCCAGCGCCTGCAGGAGCAGGAGAAGGAGCGGCAGATGCGGCTGGAGCAGCAGAAGCAGACGATCCAGATGCGCGCCCAGATGCCGGCCTTCTCCCTGCCCTACGCGCAG CTGCAGGCCATGCCCACAGCGGGGGCCGTCATCTACCAGCCTTCCGGCCCGgccagtttccccagcaccttCAGCCCGGCCGGCTCCGTGGAAGGCTCCCCCATGCACGCCGTGTACCTGAACCAGCCCGGCCCGGCCGGCGGCTCCTACCCGGGCATGTCCGTGAGCGGAGCAG ACCCCAGCGTGGTGACCGCCTACATGTACCCAGCAGGGGCCCCCAGTGGGCAGGCGCCCCAGGCCCAGGCAGGGCCCGCTGCCAGCCCAGCCTTCTCGTCCTACCAGCCCACCCCCACGCAGGGCTACCAG AACGTGGCCCCCCAGCCTCCGCCGAGCTTGCCGCCCCTCTCCCAGCCGCCGCAGCCCGGGACCGTGGGCTACGCGGGCAGCCAGCCGGTCTCCATGGGGTACCAGCCTTATAGCATGCAG AATCTCATGGCCGCCCTCCCCGGCCAGGACGCGGCCCTGCCCGCCCAGCAGCCCTACGTCTCAGCCCAGCAGCCCGTGTACCCGCAG ATGGCGCCGTCCGGAGGCCCCCCCCAGCAGCAGCCCCCCGTGGCCCAGCCGCCCGCTCAGGGGCCGCCCACGCAGGGCAGCGAAGCACAGCTCATCTCCTTCGACTGA